From Candidatus Neomarinimicrobiota bacterium, a single genomic window includes:
- a CDS encoding ABC transporter ATP-binding protein: MTEVTTSSKLGELADFSEIDMTKGLKTQVTDLVNGFIIQDTKLETLATICIAIIVVFLIKNIAFYINLYMASLIELGVIRDIRNILYSHMVNLSFDYFNKSKVGTLISRLTNDVQVVNTAIVATFLNMIRDLLLLVLYLAIVLMISWKLTVIALSVTSVSVILMYFIGKMLRSQALLSQKLMANIISIIQETLSGMRLVKAFGMEKFEVDKFSRKSKEYHDVMRKVFVWRKTSSPVSEIVGIAAITVVLWFGGKQVIFAKSIEANDFIVYLFALFSMMQPLKAIGTHYIRIQEGLSAGERLFEIIDIVPKIVNPPNPIGITGIEQSIDFKSVNFNYGDGAILKDINISIKSGEILAIVGPSGAGKSTFANLIPRFYDTTSGEITIDGINLKDINLEDLRKLTGYVTQEVILFNDTVRNNIAYGREDKSKEAIIQAAKTANAHDFITNLPDGYSTFLGDRGTRLSGGQQQRVAIARAILNDPPILIFDEATSSLDLESEMKVQQAIENLMANRTVIMIAHRLSTVKKADKIIVLDNGSLVQEGTHKELIEEDGLYAKLYNLQFQV; this comes from the coding sequence ATGACTGAAGTAACTACTTCTTCGAAATTAGGGGAACTCGCTGATTTTTCCGAGATAGATATGACAAAAGGATTAAAAACTCAAGTAACCGATCTTGTAAACGGATTTATCATACAGGATACAAAACTTGAAACTCTTGCGACTATCTGTATAGCGATTATAGTGGTTTTTCTTATCAAGAATATCGCGTTTTACATAAATCTCTATATGGCTTCGCTCATCGAACTGGGTGTTATCAGAGACATAAGAAATATTCTTTATAGTCATATGGTAAATCTATCATTTGACTACTTTAATAAATCAAAAGTAGGAACGCTAATATCCCGTCTGACCAATGATGTTCAAGTAGTAAATACCGCCATTGTGGCTACATTCTTGAATATGATTCGAGACTTACTTCTATTAGTCTTATATCTGGCAATCGTATTAATGATTTCCTGGAAACTCACCGTTATTGCTTTGTCTGTTACATCAGTATCTGTAATACTGATGTATTTTATCGGAAAAATGTTAAGAAGTCAGGCTCTTCTATCTCAAAAGTTAATGGCAAATATAATTTCTATTATTCAGGAGACACTGTCAGGTATGCGGTTGGTTAAGGCATTTGGAATGGAGAAATTTGAGGTTGATAAGTTCTCCCGCAAGTCGAAGGAGTACCACGACGTAATGAGAAAAGTGTTTGTTTGGAGGAAAACTTCCTCTCCTGTTTCTGAAATTGTCGGTATCGCTGCAATTACAGTGGTGCTTTGGTTCGGAGGAAAACAAGTTATATTTGCCAAATCAATTGAAGCCAATGATTTTATAGTTTACCTATTCGCACTATTCAGTATGATGCAGCCGTTAAAAGCGATTGGAACTCATTATATTCGCATACAGGAAGGACTTTCTGCCGGAGAACGGTTATTTGAAATCATAGATATAGTACCAAAAATTGTGAATCCTCCAAATCCTATCGGGATTACAGGCATCGAACAATCCATAGATTTTAAAAGCGTAAATTTTAATTACGGGGATGGTGCTATATTAAAGGATATTAATATCAGCATTAAATCAGGAGAAATACTCGCGATAGTCGGTCCAAGCGGTGCCGGGAAATCGACTTTCGCCAATTTAATACCCCGGTTTTATGATACCACATCCGGCGAAATCACCATTGACGGCATAAATCTAAAAGACATTAACTTGGAAGACCTGAGAAAATTAACAGGCTATGTAACGCAGGAAGTAATACTTTTTAACGATACTGTGAGAAACAATATTGCGTATGGAAGAGAGGACAAGAGTAAAGAGGCGATAATCCAGGCAGCTAAAACTGCTAATGCTCACGACTTCATCACTAATCTTCCGGATGGCTATAGCACATTCTTGGGTGATAGAGGAACAAGATTATCGGGAGGGCAGCAGCAAAGAGTCGCAATTGCCAGAGCGATTTTAAATGATCCACCAATTTTAATATTTGATGAAGCAACTTCTTCACTCGACTTGGAATCGGAAATGAAAGTCCAGCAAGCAATCGAAAATTTAATGGCAAACCGAACCGTTATAATGATAGCGCATCGCCTTTCTACAGTGAAGAAAGCGGACAAGATCATCGTACTCGATAACGGGTCATTAGTTCAAGAGGGAACTCATAAAGAATTAATCGAAGAAGATGGTCTCTACGCCAAGCTGTACAATCTTCAATTCCAGGTATAG
- a CDS encoding Crp/Fnr family transcriptional regulator: MSYQLLSNLPLFGELEENEMKAIWGHVHTRSYKKGNIILFEEDPGDSLFIINEGKVKITRLSEEGKEVILSILAEGEFFGEMSLLDGEARSANVIALSDSEVFILKREDFLTILKDNPQIAISLLEELARRIRKSDQQIEFLSLSDAENRVALTLLRIAEESGTFKMGQVTIEELPMQQDMANMSGTSRETISRMLSDFKDRKYIDRQGKKLIILDYDKFRLEFTKRI, encoded by the coding sequence ATGAGTTATCAACTTCTTAGTAATCTGCCTTTATTTGGTGAATTAGAAGAGAATGAGATGAAAGCAATATGGGGGCATGTTCACACTCGCTCCTATAAAAAGGGTAATATCATACTTTTTGAGGAAGATCCCGGTGATTCACTGTTTATAATTAATGAAGGTAAGGTAAAAATCACGAGATTAAGTGAAGAAGGCAAAGAAGTAATATTATCAATATTGGCAGAAGGTGAATTTTTCGGGGAGATGTCACTTTTGGATGGAGAGGCTCGTTCCGCAAATGTAATTGCTCTCTCGGATTCAGAAGTGTTTATACTAAAAAGAGAAGATTTTCTAACGATATTGAAAGATAACCCGCAAATTGCTATTTCTTTGTTGGAGGAACTGGCTCGTAGAATCAGAAAGTCCGATCAACAAATTGAATTTCTTTCATTGTCAGATGCTGAAAATCGAGTCGCTCTGACATTACTCCGAATTGCAGAAGAGTCCGGTACGTTCAAAATGGGGCAAGTGACTATAGAAGAGCTTCCGATGCAGCAGGATATGGCAAATATGTCCGGTACTTCAAGAGAAACAATATCAAGGATGCTGAGTGATTTCAAAGACAGGAAATATATCGACAGACAAGGGAAAAAATTAATTATCCTTGATTATGACAAGTTTCGCTTAGAGTTTACCAAGAGAATTTAA
- the rpsT gene encoding 30S ribosomal protein S20, translated as MANHKSTIKRIKTDAKRRLRNNSHKSMMKTHIKNVLSTTDKEQAEVLFRKTMKIIDKIAAKKIIHANRASSYKSRLATYVNSLG; from the coding sequence ATGGCAAACCATAAATCGACAATAAAAAGAATCAAGACCGATGCAAAGCGTCGCCTTAGAAATAATAGTCATAAATCTATGATGAAAACTCATATTAAAAACGTCCTGAGCACTACTGATAAAGAACAAGCGGAAGTTCTATTTAGAAAAACCATGAAAATTATAGATAAGATAGCAGCTAAGAAAATAATTCATGCTAATAGAGCAAGTTCTTACAAATCAAGACTCGCTACTTATGTCAATTCGCTCGGATAA
- the guaB gene encoding IMP dehydrogenase, with translation MTDKIEYEALTFDDVLLIPAHSKVLPRDVNLNTQLTKKLALSAPLVSAAMDTVTGSKMAIEMAIIGGIGILHRNQAIKEQSEAVDRVKRAESTIIQDPVTISLNSNVGDALKLLKLRSISGFPVVEDGFIRGIVTHRDIWNVTDFSTPISEVMTSGDKLITAPYDTSFEDALKILADNRIEKLPLVNDAEKLTGLLTVKDIEKSRKFPDASKDSKGRLRVGAAIGVAKDSLDRAEQLINSQVDVLVIDSAHGHSEGVLKLVEKIKSLYPEQEIIAGNVVTEEGTAALIKSGADAVKVGIGPGASCTTRVVTGVGMPQLTAVMNCYKAAKDHNIPIIADGGIRYSGDIAKALASGASSVMMGSVLAGMEESPGEMILLDGRWFKTYRGMGSIGAMQKGGSDRYFQEDEESSKLVPEGIEGRVPYRGHVRDSVHQFLGGVRAAMGYCGAPDIESFRNNAKFSRVTSSGIRESHPHDLIISREAPNYQSSGQV, from the coding sequence ATGACAGATAAAATAGAATACGAAGCGCTGACATTCGACGACGTATTATTAATTCCCGCTCACTCAAAGGTTTTACCGAGAGATGTTAATCTGAATACTCAATTAACAAAAAAACTTGCACTCTCGGCGCCACTTGTATCCGCAGCAATGGATACTGTAACCGGTTCGAAAATGGCAATTGAGATGGCAATAATAGGCGGCATTGGTATTTTACACAGAAATCAAGCAATAAAAGAACAGTCTGAAGCGGTGGACAGAGTCAAAAGAGCGGAGAGCACAATTATTCAAGACCCTGTAACTATTTCATTAAATAGTAATGTGGGTGACGCACTAAAACTTTTAAAATTGAGATCTATTTCAGGATTTCCTGTGGTTGAGGACGGATTTATTCGGGGTATTGTTACGCATCGGGACATATGGAATGTAACCGATTTCTCTACTCCTATTTCAGAAGTTATGACTTCCGGAGACAAATTAATCACCGCGCCATATGACACATCATTCGAAGACGCTTTAAAAATCTTAGCTGATAACAGAATAGAAAAATTACCTTTAGTTAATGACGCTGAGAAGCTTACAGGACTATTAACCGTCAAGGATATTGAGAAATCACGCAAATTCCCGGACGCTTCAAAGGATTCGAAGGGTAGATTGAGAGTAGGTGCAGCAATCGGGGTTGCAAAAGATTCATTAGATAGAGCAGAGCAATTAATTAATTCTCAAGTTGATGTGTTGGTTATTGATTCTGCCCACGGACACTCCGAAGGGGTGTTAAAACTCGTGGAGAAAATAAAATCACTTTATCCCGAACAAGAAATTATTGCGGGTAATGTTGTAACGGAAGAAGGAACAGCGGCTCTTATTAAGAGTGGTGCTGATGCGGTGAAGGTTGGTATAGGACCCGGAGCTTCTTGCACGACGCGTGTGGTTACGGGTGTTGGAATGCCTCAGCTTACGGCTGTTATGAATTGTTATAAAGCGGCAAAAGATCATAATATCCCCATAATTGCGGATGGCGGAATCAGATATTCCGGAGATATAGCAAAAGCGCTTGCTTCAGGAGCATCATCTGTGATGATGGGCAGCGTTCTCGCAGGAATGGAAGAAAGTCCCGGAGAAATGATACTTCTTGACGGTAGGTGGTTTAAGACTTATAGAGGAATGGGGTCAATAGGAGCGATGCAAAAGGGAGGGAGCGACAGGTATTTTCAGGAAGACGAAGAGTCATCTAAGCTAGTACCGGAGGGAATTGAAGGAAGAGTTCCTTACCGCGGGCATGTGAGAGATTCTGTGCATCAATTTTTAGGAGGAGTGCGTGCCGCTATGGGCTACTGTGGCGCTCCGGATATTGAATCTTTTAGGAATAACGCAAAATTTTCAAGGGTTACCTCATCGGGTATTAGGGAAAGTCATCCTCACGACCTTATAATATCAAGAGAAGCGCCTAACTATCAGTCAAGCGGACAGGTATAA
- a CDS encoding sodium:alanine symporter family protein yields MVDFIKLIGTIVWGPHMLIFLLGIGIYFTIRLKFIQLFGFTDALKFLLSKYRLSSTSEKEKGDLTSYEALMTSLGGVVGNGNIAGVATAIAIGGPGAIFWMWISALLGMANSFAESSLGVYYRRVRKDGSILAGPMYYIKYGLGWKWLAFIFAFFMGLRTLITTSTIQINSMTLVINKLLGIPMLLSGIVIAILIWLVIIKGIKGIAAVAIKLTPFMVIAYLGVGIFIILLNIAEIPSLLSLIVHSAFTPQSATGGFAGASVMMAMRYGVARGTFSSEAGAGVAPVIHGVAKVSSPRSQGRVSMIGVFIDTIVINTITALVILSAALWTTGNTSTVLVASSFEIGIGTIGGWVVGAASVLFGFSTLIAWPYYGEQGFAYLFGDKIRIPFRWLFCFALLAGTVNEVEAIWILADVMNGMMVVPNLIALVALGGVVVRLATGNDKREEKDFVYEDEDGK; encoded by the coding sequence ATGGTAGATTTTATAAAACTTATCGGCACAATTGTATGGGGTCCTCATATGTTGATATTTCTTCTGGGGATAGGAATATATTTTACAATAAGATTGAAATTTATTCAGCTGTTTGGATTCACAGACGCATTAAAGTTTCTCCTTAGCAAATATAGGTTAAGTAGTACCAGCGAAAAGGAGAAAGGGGATTTGACCTCCTATGAAGCTTTAATGACTTCATTGGGAGGAGTAGTAGGAAACGGAAATATTGCCGGTGTCGCTACAGCGATTGCAATTGGAGGACCCGGAGCAATATTCTGGATGTGGATATCCGCTCTGCTCGGAATGGCAAATTCTTTTGCCGAATCGTCCCTTGGAGTTTATTACAGGCGCGTTAGAAAAGATGGTAGTATTTTGGCCGGCCCAATGTATTACATTAAATATGGATTAGGGTGGAAATGGCTTGCTTTTATTTTTGCATTTTTTATGGGTCTCAGGACTCTTATTACCACTTCTACGATTCAAATAAACTCAATGACGTTGGTCATCAATAAATTGCTTGGCATTCCAATGCTGCTCAGCGGAATTGTTATCGCAATACTTATCTGGTTAGTTATAATAAAAGGAATCAAGGGTATCGCCGCAGTTGCGATAAAATTGACACCGTTTATGGTTATAGCATATTTAGGAGTGGGAATTTTCATAATCCTGCTCAACATAGCGGAAATTCCATCATTGTTATCTCTTATAGTCCATTCTGCATTTACTCCGCAAAGTGCGACGGGTGGTTTTGCTGGCGCTTCTGTAATGATGGCGATGCGATACGGTGTGGCGAGAGGAACGTTTTCAAGCGAAGCCGGAGCAGGCGTCGCTCCTGTAATACACGGGGTGGCAAAGGTGAGCTCACCTCGCTCGCAAGGTAGAGTGAGTATGATAGGCGTGTTTATTGATACTATAGTCATTAATACCATTACAGCTCTTGTGATTCTGTCAGCTGCGTTATGGACTACCGGTAATACAAGCACAGTGCTTGTTGCGAGTTCATTTGAAATTGGAATTGGAACAATTGGCGGTTGGGTTGTAGGAGCTGCTTCAGTTCTATTCGGATTTTCAACTCTGATCGCATGGCCCTATTATGGTGAACAAGGCTTCGCATATTTATTCGGTGATAAAATCAGAATACCATTCAGGTGGTTATTTTGCTTTGCCCTGCTTGCGGGCACGGTGAACGAAGTTGAAGCTATCTGGATATTAGCAGATGTAATGAACGGTATGATGGTAGTACCAAATTTAATTGCATTAGTTGCGCTTGGCGGGGTTGTAGTGAGATTAGCTACCGGTAATGATAAGCGTGAAGAGAAAGATTTCGTTTACGAAGACGAAGATGGAAAATAG
- a CDS encoding DEAD/DEAH box helicase — translation MPDKETLNKLNLSEFIALDLETTGLSSSTEFIIEIGAMKFIDGKPVESYESLVKPPISIPKFITGLTGISNDDVSDSPDIDKVLPEFMDYCGDYPLVAHNSPFDMGFLRAWAAKIDASSSESSKTPDSYFTNDVYDTALLSRIFFWWITNHKLVTLADYFDFDPANAHRAYADAERAGQVFLKVIDRLLESKYQTISTLSNLFEGTKNSSKKLFSRFSELIQSGEIAEGEELLPPNVKIPQNNVIGRSASVQIEAAPLLNLIDPKEVKAKFETGGELSFRLEGYEERPQQENMAFAVAEALNKGEMLAVEAGTGVGKTLAYLVPSILWSYNNRSAAQRVVISTRTKNLQDQLFYKDLPFLHQSLELPFKAVLLKGRNNYICLTRYHQSLIEPNKWLTAEERIQLAPIVPWIMHTNTGDIEENYGFNRNRAYTLWGKLSAESGKCSRIRCKQYNGCYLGKVREAAGSADLIVVNHSLLLADAASNNQVLNDYQNLVIDEAHNLEKDAWQFLGEELSIWKIRKTLSTLHEKDSLNGGALEKFASVLHLIKNSSESETISRLLETAIGRASESGVLATELFSDLNNSSEWVPKERSNYTSKIRYKDGDDFFKDVSGRTDKFFQSLYSLKKIMRELLEIVRDIPFGGMVKAEEALVDLLNGAEGINDLILTAENLFSAPEEDKVYWVELPKKSDSLDVRLFSVPINMAETLNEYLYANLRCGIFTSATLTTTGTFDYFLERSGVGLNDYDRLVTLEVGSPFDYENQSRIGIASFLPLPNDNDFNEKAVNLISEVNRKFRMGTLMLFTSYSMMNKFYDDLEPIYKDMGLLLLGQGKDGSRYALQEKLKNDGNGTLLGTDSFWEGIDVQGSALEFLVITKLPFVVPTEPIVLAIEDKLKSEGKNAFVSYSLPESIIKFRQGVGRLIRSKTDKGIVLILDNRVAKKQYGNLFVKSLPTNVSVLNSVDEVISWMEEFK, via the coding sequence ATGCCAGATAAAGAAACACTCAATAAATTAAACCTGTCTGAGTTCATCGCTCTTGATTTGGAGACAACAGGTCTTAGCTCTTCTACGGAATTTATCATAGAGATAGGAGCTATGAAATTTATAGACGGTAAACCTGTTGAAAGTTATGAATCATTAGTTAAGCCTCCCATTAGCATACCAAAATTTATTACAGGTCTGACCGGTATATCTAACGACGACGTAAGCGATTCACCTGATATTGATAAAGTATTACCTGAGTTTATGGATTACTGTGGCGACTATCCCTTAGTCGCTCATAATTCTCCTTTTGATATGGGTTTTCTTCGGGCTTGGGCTGCTAAAATAGATGCCTCTTCATCGGAGTCGTCAAAAACCCCGGATTCATATTTCACCAACGATGTATATGATACTGCGCTGCTTTCAAGAATCTTTTTCTGGTGGATTACAAATCATAAATTGGTGACTCTTGCAGATTACTTTGACTTTGACCCGGCGAACGCACATCGCGCTTATGCTGATGCAGAACGTGCGGGTCAGGTATTTTTAAAGGTTATTGACCGATTGTTGGAATCTAAATACCAAACAATCAGCACTCTTTCGAATCTTTTTGAAGGAACTAAGAACTCATCAAAGAAATTATTCAGTCGTTTTTCAGAATTGATACAATCAGGTGAAATAGCTGAAGGGGAAGAATTGCTGCCACCAAATGTCAAAATCCCCCAAAATAACGTCATTGGCAGATCAGCATCCGTTCAGATAGAAGCAGCGCCTCTTCTGAATTTAATTGATCCGAAGGAAGTTAAAGCAAAATTTGAGACAGGGGGAGAATTATCCTTTAGATTAGAAGGATATGAGGAAAGACCTCAACAAGAAAATATGGCGTTCGCAGTGGCGGAAGCTCTAAATAAGGGAGAAATGTTAGCGGTAGAGGCCGGAACGGGTGTGGGAAAAACACTCGCGTATTTGGTTCCCAGTATATTATGGTCTTATAATAATCGGTCGGCAGCTCAAAGAGTTGTAATTTCCACAAGAACGAAAAATTTGCAGGATCAGCTGTTTTACAAAGATCTGCCATTCTTACACCAATCGCTGGAACTGCCGTTTAAAGCGGTCCTGTTAAAAGGAAGAAATAATTATATCTGTCTTACCAGGTATCATCAATCTTTGATTGAACCGAATAAATGGCTTACGGCAGAGGAAAGAATACAGCTAGCTCCGATTGTTCCTTGGATTATGCATACAAATACCGGCGATATAGAAGAAAATTATGGTTTTAACCGAAACCGCGCATATACACTCTGGGGGAAATTATCCGCTGAATCGGGAAAATGCAGTCGGATTCGATGTAAGCAGTATAATGGCTGTTATTTGGGTAAAGTGCGGGAAGCCGCCGGCAGTGCAGATTTGATAGTGGTAAATCATTCACTCTTACTGGCTGATGCGGCATCAAATAATCAAGTTTTGAACGACTATCAGAACCTCGTAATAGATGAAGCACATAATCTTGAAAAAGATGCCTGGCAATTTCTTGGCGAAGAACTTTCAATATGGAAAATCAGGAAAACTCTTTCTACACTTCACGAAAAGGATTCGCTTAACGGGGGCGCTCTTGAAAAATTTGCCTCTGTATTGCATCTCATAAAAAACAGTTCAGAGTCGGAGACTATATCAAGATTGTTGGAAACAGCGATTGGGAGAGCATCGGAAAGTGGGGTCTTAGCCACAGAATTATTTTCTGATCTAAATAACAGCTCCGAATGGGTACCTAAAGAGAGAAGTAATTATACCTCCAAAATTCGTTATAAAGACGGAGACGATTTTTTTAAGGATGTATCCGGAAGAACTGATAAATTTTTTCAATCTCTCTATTCACTTAAAAAAATTATGAGAGAGTTGTTAGAAATCGTTCGGGATATTCCATTCGGCGGTATGGTTAAAGCAGAAGAAGCGTTAGTTGATCTTTTAAATGGAGCAGAAGGCATAAACGATCTTATTTTAACAGCTGAGAATTTGTTCTCCGCTCCGGAAGAGGATAAGGTTTATTGGGTAGAACTACCCAAAAAATCCGATAGCCTCGATGTAAGGCTGTTTTCAGTTCCGATAAATATGGCAGAGACACTTAATGAATATCTTTATGCGAATTTAAGATGTGGTATTTTTACATCCGCAACATTGACGACCACTGGCACTTTTGATTACTTTCTCGAAAGGAGCGGCGTAGGGTTAAATGATTACGATAGGCTGGTAACCCTCGAAGTCGGCTCTCCGTTTGATTATGAAAATCAATCCAGGATAGGAATTGCCTCATTTCTACCTCTCCCGAATGACAACGATTTTAATGAAAAGGCTGTCAATTTGATTTCTGAGGTAAACAGAAAGTTCCGAATGGGAACTTTGATGCTATTTACGTCCTACAGTATGATGAACAAGTTTTATGATGATTTAGAACCAATATATAAAGATATGGGACTTTTGCTGCTTGGACAGGGAAAGGACGGTTCAAGATATGCTTTGCAGGAAAAGTTAAAAAACGACGGAAATGGGACGTTGCTTGGCACTGATTCATTTTGGGAGGGGATCGATGTTCAGGGCAGCGCCCTCGAATTTTTAGTTATAACCAAGCTTCCGTTTGTAGTACCAACAGAACCTATTGTGTTAGCCATTGAAGACAAACTGAAATCTGAAGGAAAAAACGCTTTTGTAAGTTATTCGCTGCCGGAATCAATTATAAAATTCAGGCAGGGTGTCGGTAGGCTTATTAGATCCAAGACGGACAAAGGAATAGTCTTGATCCTGGATAACCGTGTGGCTAAAAAACAATATGGTAATTTATTCGTAAAATCCCTTCCGACAAATGTCTCGGTCCTTAATTCAGTTGACGAGGTCATATCGTGGATGGAAGAATTTAAATAA
- a CDS encoding NAD(P)/FAD-dependent oxidoreductase: protein MKDEFDVIVVGGGPAGSTAARFAAEGGASVLMLEKDRDIGMPVRCGEAVGAEGLKNFIEPNPKWIASTIDAFRLVAPSGKYVDIENLAEAGYVLDRRMFDYELALLAGNTGVAILTKAYVYDLVKNGDEIIGVKATHLSEEIEFRAKIIIAADGVESRVGRWAGLKTTIKIKDIEAAVQMSVSNISCVSNRLDFYLGANKAPGGYLWVFPKGDKFANIGIGVGGIHNKKKSARKYLEEFMESYYPDAAILTTVVGGVPCAHTLPNIATDNLMICGDAAHMVNPVTGGGIISGMQGGKLAGIIAAEAVIAGNYSYSFLKKYEKDWHKLLGKNYERMYKIKSAVVKLTDDDLNRTADIIGGLSPSERSLKKVFTTALLRHPKLLISVARAFAGI from the coding sequence ATGAAAGATGAATTTGATGTAATAGTTGTTGGTGGCGGACCTGCCGGAAGCACAGCCGCCCGATTCGCTGCCGAAGGCGGAGCATCAGTTCTTATGCTCGAAAAAGATAGAGATATCGGGATGCCTGTCCGATGCGGTGAGGCTGTTGGCGCTGAAGGGCTTAAAAACTTTATAGAACCTAATCCGAAATGGATTGCCTCCACGATTGATGCATTCCGTCTTGTTGCGCCTTCCGGGAAGTATGTTGATATAGAAAATCTTGCAGAGGCGGGATATGTATTAGACAGAAGGATGTTTGATTATGAATTGGCGCTCTTAGCGGGTAACACGGGAGTCGCTATCCTTACAAAAGCGTACGTATATGATCTCGTGAAAAATGGCGACGAGATCATAGGAGTAAAAGCTACCCACCTTTCGGAAGAAATCGAGTTCAGAGCTAAAATAATCATTGCCGCGGATGGAGTTGAATCCCGGGTTGGCAGATGGGCTGGATTGAAAACAACTATAAAAATCAAAGATATTGAAGCAGCTGTTCAAATGTCGGTTTCCAATATTAGTTGCGTAAGTAACCGCCTGGACTTTTATTTAGGAGCGAATAAAGCTCCCGGCGGTTATCTTTGGGTTTTTCCAAAAGGTGATAAATTCGCTAATATCGGAATTGGGGTGGGGGGTATTCATAATAAGAAAAAATCTGCGAGAAAATATTTGGAAGAATTTATGGAAAGTTATTATCCTGATGCCGCTATTTTAACTACCGTGGTTGGAGGCGTTCCTTGCGCCCACACGCTCCCAAATATTGCCACAGACAACCTTATGATTTGCGGAGATGCAGCTCACATGGTAAATCCTGTAACTGGAGGCGGCATAATATCGGGAATGCAGGGAGGGAAATTAGCGGGTATAATAGCAGCGGAAGCGGTGATTGCCGGGAATTACTCCTACAGTTTTTTGAAGAAGTACGAAAAGGACTGGCATAAACTTTTAGGGAAAAATTATGAAAGGATGTATAAGATAAAATCAGCAGTGGTCAAATTAACAGATGATGACCTGAATAGAACCGCTGATATTATCGGCGGGCTTTCACCGTCCGAGAGGAGTCTTAAAAAGGTCTTTACAACTGCATTATTAAGGCATCCAAAGCTATTAATAAGTGTTGCCAGAGCATTTGCGGGAATTTAA
- a CDS encoding 4Fe-4S binding protein, producing MISVEENKCDFCGTCVAVCPVDAIELFEANIVILHDRCIDCDLCVWICPIEVLHTDKTEMISA from the coding sequence TTGATCAGTGTTGAAGAAAATAAATGCGATTTTTGCGGGACGTGTGTTGCTGTTTGTCCTGTTGATGCTATTGAATTATTTGAAGCAAATATCGTCATTTTGCATGATAGATGCATAGATTGCGATCTGTGCGTTTGGATTTGTCCGATTGAAGTGCTCCATACGGATAAAACAGAAATGATCAGCGCATGA